In Flammeovirga kamogawensis, the sequence CTTCTGTCCAAGGGTAAACATTTACAATAAAATCAGGTCTGTTTTCATTATTATAGTAATAACTAGTACCCATTGCCACAGCACCCCCAGCAGAAAATCCCATGAAGCCAACTTTATTTGTATTTATATTAAATTTCTCAGCATTTTGCCTTACATAAAGAATTGCCTCAAAAGCATCTCTAATTGAATAAGGAAGTACTTGATTAATAAGTTGAGAAAATAAAACAGGATCTTCTTTTGAATATCTATCTACTTCATCAACTGATTCTTTAGAAGTGGGAGTTAATCTATATTTAAGCACAAATGCAGTAATTCCTTTTTTATTTAGCCATTTAGCAACTAATCTACCTTCAGACTCTATACTGTTTGCCATCAATCCTCCACCAGGAGCAATAATTACAGCAGTTCCATTTGGTTTTTTGGGTTGATAAACCTCAATTGATGGAATAGAAATATTTGTAATAACATCAGTTTGCCAGTTCTTATAAAAGAAAGCCCTTTCTTCTCCTTTCCATTCTATATGATCTGCTGGAGTGAAAGGTAGATTAATTTGATTTTGTCCAGATGCAATTAATCCTGTCATTAAAAAAAGGTTTACTGCAAAAAAGTAAAAGTGTCTGCTCATCATAATAAATTAAATACAAATAAAATAGTGCTGCTATTCTATTTAAGAAGTTTACAATCTTGTAAAATTATTTCACTGCTAAAGTTATAATTTGTTTTTCTATGCTGAAGAAGAAAGTTGTAATTTTATTTAGTTAGCCAGGTCGTTGTGAAATAATAAAATGTATTCTGTTGGTAAATTATACGTTTCTGTGAGTCCATAACCTCTTTAAAAGTGGTCTGAGAGTGTTTTTTATCAATTTTATTCAAGATAATTGAATTAGAGAATTTACTATTTTAATTATCACACACTTATTATTGACTATGAACATTTTTAAACTACTATCTACCACAGCAACTATTTATTTCATTTTGTTATTCCAAGTTTCTGCACAAAATGAAATAGAAATAACAGGTAAACAATTCTTTCCAGAAAAAGTGGTAATGGCTTTAGCACACCCTTATTTTAATTATAGTGGAGACTATGCTTACCTTAAAGGAATGCGTTATGAAACAACATTTGGTTTAAACGAAGATGAGCTTAATGGAAAGTACAGAACTGCAGTACCTCAGGTTTCTGTAATGAGTAACCCTATGGAAACAGAAGATGCTTTTGCGTATGAAATGAAAGCTGCAAAATTAATGGGGATAGATGGTTTTAAATTTGAATTCAGACCGCTGAATAATGATTTTTACCTTCGTAGATTTAAAAAAATTATAACTACTTATATTAAGGTTGCAGAAGAAAGAGAAATAGATTTTAAGTTCTCTCTTACAATTGTAATGGATAGAAAAGCATCTATTTCTGCAGATGAGCTTTTATCTAAGACAAAGAGCAGTTTAACTGAAATTATAACTCTTGCAGATTTGTCTGATAAATGGTTGAGAACCGGTAACGATAAAATAATAATTTTTACTAAAGGAACGCAAAAAGTTATTGATGAGGGATTAAGTAAAAATTACTCTAAAAATTTTGTGAATAACCCAGATTTAATGAAAAGGGTTGCTGAACAATATGCGTATTTAAAAGATGGTATGCCTGATGATTTAGCTTTTGTATACCAAAGTAGTGCATTAGCAAATAACCACCTTACAAATTTAATTCTTGACTATTTCCCAGCTGTATATAGTTTAAAAGGAATTCAGTCTTATAAAAAAGGAGTTGAAGCAATTAGAAAAGTTTGTAAAAACAGAGGAAGAGCATACATACAATGTGCCTTTGCAGACCAACAAGGTGTACAAATGTTTAGAAGAACCGATAAAGCAAAACTTACAGAAGGATCTAGTATTGCAAAATCAACAGAAGTAGGAGATGCATTTGTAAAAGCAAATAACCATAAACTTACTTCAACATTTAGAACTATGATGGGGAAATCTGTAGAGCATAATGCAGATATGATATTTATTGATTCATGGAATTATTTTGATGATGGTTCTCATTTTGCTCCAGAATTACATCATGGTTATGGATTAGGTTTACTGTTGAAATATTATAAAAATGTTTGGAAAGGAAATCCAAACCCAATTGATGAAGAGTTAGTAATTACATCTTACAAGAGTAACGATATTTTAGATTTACATAAAAATAAAGGGGTTGATGTATTTTTAATCAATAAATTCCATAAAAGAGAAGCTCTTGATAGCATAGAAGTTGTTACGTTATTAAAAACAGAAGCAGAAGTGTATTGTAATAATACATATTTAGGGTTTGCACCTGCTGGATTACATGCATTTTATATCAAAAAAGAAAAAGGAAATGTATCAATAGAAGTTAAAAGAGATAGAGAAACAATTATTGCTTATGATACCCCTAAAGAAATTGCTTTAAGTTCTGATAAAACAGATTACTTAACATATATATTTACAAATTTTGATAGATCTTATGCTAGCTTATTTCAAAATTTAATTCTTGATGTAGAAATGCAAAAAATGAGAAAACGATTCTTGATCTCAGGAACACAACAACTTGAATGGAAGTTAGCTGCTGGAGAATGTTTTTATAATAACCTAGAAGCGATGTTAAGTTACGGACATGATTCTGGAAAATATATTGCAACAAAGGAAAAGAATTACAAGAAATATAAACTTCAGATTAAGAATATTCTTTCTGGAATGGATTATAATATATGGTTGGAATTAGAAGAAAGTGCTAAAAATAATCAAGGTATCTTATCTTTAGAAGATGAAGGAAACGGAGTTCTGAAAGGGTATAATATCTTAGAGGCTACTCAATCATTAAGATAAATACACGCCCTCACATTAAAATCAAAATTTTGATAAATGTGAGGGCTTTTGTCTTTTAAAAAGAAAAAATATTACCTTTAGTTGTTCGAGAAAATTATTTATTGTTTTAGTTAACAGATAAGAATGCTAAAAGGTAAAATACAAGACTACAATCAACATAAACAGTGGCTAAAAGATTTTTTTAATGGAGAGTTTATACACCCTAATTTTTTAAATGTTGATAGTGACAATGGAGTAGGCTTTATTTTTTTTTATAAAATACACCCAGGTATCTATTTTATGGTTTTTAATATAGAAGCTAAAGTAGATATTCCATTTACTGTAGATTACAGTTCGTCTTTATATTTTGATTATATCGCTTCATTTTTTAATGCTGATATTGTTTTTGAAGGAGAAAATAATGAAGAAATAAGATCAAATGGTTTTTATACTTGTACAAAAGATACAATTATAAATAGTAATGTGAAGGCGGGGCAACTGATAAAACACATTAATATTTTTTATTCAAAAGATACACTAAGAGAAATCGATGATGTAGAAATAAGTGAGTATTACCTAAACAGATCATCTTTTTTCCATTTCTTTGAAGAACGAAATGATATTAAGGCTTTTAAAATGAGTCTTACTGAAATTATAAAATACTCAACCATTTTAAAAACAAAAATATTGCCTGTAAAAATGCAAGAGTTGTATTATATGTTTTTAAATGGAATTAAAAAAGTTGATCTATCTACAACGGCTCACAATCATAAAATTACTGAGGAACAACTCATTGCCTTATTTAATATTCGTCAGGGAATCCTTGAAAATTTAAACAAACGCCCTGATGTTGGCGATCTGGTTTCTAAATCAGGGATAGATAAAACATTAATACAACAATTATTTCATGAAGTATTCGGTCATACTATTTACAATTTCTATATGGTGAATAGAATGGAAAGAGTTAAGAATATTTTATTAAAAGGAAAATTGAGTATGTCTGAAATTGCTGAAAAATTTGGATTTAGTCATGTACAACATTTTTCTAGTACATTTAAAAAATATTTTGATGAATCGCCTAGTAGATACCAAAAGTTGAATAAATAATTTGAGCAAATAAGTATAATTTTTGACCTTTTAATGGAAATTCATCTGGTAGAAAACATCGTATAAGTAGTAAATGATAACTATAAATTTTACTACGATGTTAAATACAATTCACCAATTTCTATCAACAGACAATAACCTTTTTGAAAGAGTATTAGACTACTGTAAAGAGAAAGAACTTACAACACACAAAGCTTTTAGAATTTTTCCATCAGAAGAGAAACTTAAAGAATTTGTAAACGAAATACTCGGTACTGATATTAATAATAGAATTGATTATCCGTATTCCCAATATGATGTAAAAAATTATAATTATTTATTAGATACCATTTATGACCTTCTAATTAGAATGGACAATAAAAATGATATCTATACTTATAAAGATCATCTTATTAATTTGTATAGATTGTAAATAGAACTACTTAATAAATTCTTTATTCTTTAAATAGGAAACGTAATCCAAATCTGAAACCTGCAATAGTATAGGTTGATTCTTGAGAGTACATTGTAGTTTCTGGTTCAATGTACGTATTGTATTTTTGGCCATTAATAATCCATACTTTTCCAAACCTTAAATTTATAGGCAAAGTTACAGAACTATGTTCAAAAGAATAAGCAAATACAGGTTCTGTTTCTAAGTAAAAACCTTGATTTAAATGGTAAGTAATACTTGGTTGTAATTGTACTTGATTGGCATCACTTTTATTCATATCTCCAGCAACAGAGTGAAGATATTCCAGTAAAAAATCAACTTGCCACCTTCCCATAGATGGGTTGTTGAAGGAAAGGCCAGCAGCTAAACCTAAAGAAAATTTACCAGAGCCAAAATTACTATTTGTAGCTGTAGGTAAATAGGCAAGAGGTCC encodes:
- a CDS encoding alpha/beta hydrolase, producing MTGLIASGQNQINLPFTPADHIEWKGEERAFFYKNWQTDVITNISIPSIEVYQPKKPNGTAVIIAPGGGLMANSIESEGRLVAKWLNKKGITAFVLKYRLTPTSKESVDEVDRYSKEDPVLFSQLINQVLPYSIRDAFEAILYVRQNAEKFNINTNKVGFMGFSAGGAVAMGTSYYYNNENRPDFIVNVYPWTEVMPIRFPRNDAPPMLVVCAQNDPLNLAMGANNLYNSWVNNGHKAALIMFSKGGHGFGMRKLGLASDNWINQFYDWAIDENFVIEK
- a CDS encoding glycoside hydrolase family 71/99 protein; translated protein: MNIFKLLSTTATIYFILLFQVSAQNEIEITGKQFFPEKVVMALAHPYFNYSGDYAYLKGMRYETTFGLNEDELNGKYRTAVPQVSVMSNPMETEDAFAYEMKAAKLMGIDGFKFEFRPLNNDFYLRRFKKIITTYIKVAEEREIDFKFSLTIVMDRKASISADELLSKTKSSLTEIITLADLSDKWLRTGNDKIIIFTKGTQKVIDEGLSKNYSKNFVNNPDLMKRVAEQYAYLKDGMPDDLAFVYQSSALANNHLTNLILDYFPAVYSLKGIQSYKKGVEAIRKVCKNRGRAYIQCAFADQQGVQMFRRTDKAKLTEGSSIAKSTEVGDAFVKANNHKLTSTFRTMMGKSVEHNADMIFIDSWNYFDDGSHFAPELHHGYGLGLLLKYYKNVWKGNPNPIDEELVITSYKSNDILDLHKNKGVDVFLINKFHKREALDSIEVVTLLKTEAEVYCNNTYLGFAPAGLHAFYIKKEKGNVSIEVKRDRETIIAYDTPKEIALSSDKTDYLTYIFTNFDRSYASLFQNLILDVEMQKMRKRFLISGTQQLEWKLAAGECFYNNLEAMLSYGHDSGKYIATKEKNYKKYKLQIKNILSGMDYNIWLELEESAKNNQGILSLEDEGNGVLKGYNILEATQSLR
- a CDS encoding helix-turn-helix transcriptional regulator, which encodes MLKGKIQDYNQHKQWLKDFFNGEFIHPNFLNVDSDNGVGFIFFYKIHPGIYFMVFNIEAKVDIPFTVDYSSSLYFDYIASFFNADIVFEGENNEEIRSNGFYTCTKDTIINSNVKAGQLIKHINIFYSKDTLREIDDVEISEYYLNRSSFFHFFEERNDIKAFKMSLTEIIKYSTILKTKILPVKMQELYYMFLNGIKKVDLSTTAHNHKITEEQLIALFNIRQGILENLNKRPDVGDLVSKSGIDKTLIQQLFHEVFGHTIYNFYMVNRMERVKNILLKGKLSMSEIAEKFGFSHVQHFSSTFKKYFDESPSRYQKLNK